The nucleotide sequence TGGCGCACGGTTGCCCCGGCGGCGATGACCTCGGGCGTGTCGATCCCCCAACCCCGCGCCCGGAGGTCGGCATGAGCTCCTTCGAAGACCAAGTCAAGGCTGCGGCCGAGAAGGCTGTGCTGCAGTTCGTCGGCTCTGGTGGCTGGTTGCTGCCGAACTACGAAAGCCGCCTCAAGATCCCGGCCGAGTGGATCGCTGACTGCTGGCGGCTCGTGGATGCCGAAGCGCTCAAGAGGCAAATCGCTGCGCGCCTCGAGGCCGAGCTGGCCGACCGCATGGTCAACCACATGGCCGCCGAACTCGCCACCGACATCAAGCAGATCCTCGGCGTCAAGGAACGGCGCGAGATGCTTCGCGGTCTGGCGCGCGAGCACATGGATGCGGTGATGACTGCAGGCAAGACCACTGGGAGGTCGGCATGAGCGCCGCGCGTCTCACCCCATCGGTCGGCGACTACATCACGGGTCGCTGCGTGACGATGAATAGTTGCCACGACGGCCAAGTGCTGGAAGTCGTGCCCCTCGGCCCCTTCGATTCGACACGACGTTACCGCATTCGGGATGACATCGGTCGGGACTACGTCGTTTTCCACCAAGGCTTCGCGTTTCGCCCTGCGACGCACTCTGCCGATGCGCGAGTGAACGCAGCGGCTTGGGCTGTGTTCGATGAACTCAGCGTAGCGCAGGAGGCAGCATCGTGAGCGCCGCGCAGCACACGCCTGGGCCGTGGGAAGCAAACGGCCCCTTCGTCAACTCTGCCGCCGTCATTGGCATTGCTGACTGCTCGCGCGCTGCCGTTGCAGAAAACTGGGCCGGCACCGACTACGCAACGGATGAGATCGCTGAGGCCAACGCCCGCCTGATCGCCGCAGCGCCCGAGTTGCTGAACTCACTGATCCTGATGGTCCGCACCCACGACGAACCTGCCGAGACGCTTCTGCAAGAGACGAAGGAGATGCTGTGGCTTGAGCAAGCGCGGGCAGTGATTGCCAAGGCCACCGGCCAGGAAGGCGGTGCCAAGTGAGCACGGACCGCAACACCCTTCGCAAGCTGGCGCGCGAGTGCGAGGTCGAAGTCATCGAGTACCCCGACGGCCGCGTGCTGGTGGTCGGCGGACTGGTGAACGTGCACTGGTGGCCGGACAGCAAGCGCAAGACGGCGTTCGTTGAGGGCGCGCCTGCGGGCCGGCGCTACGCCACGGCGCGCAACGTGATCAACCTCGCGACGAAGGGGGTGGCATGAACGCACACCGCCTGACCGCCCCGCGCGAGTTCGTCGGCAGCGTCGACGCGACGCACGAGCGCTGCACGCCCTGCCCTCGCACGCTGGAGGAAGCGTTCGGCCGCGCTGCCGGCGGCGTGATCGTGCCCATGGCCGACGAGCCGAGTTCCTTCAACGACGCCGAGCCCTACGTCTACGTCGCGAGCCTGATCGGGATCGTGGCCGCGCTGGTCTTCAACAACTGGAGGCCGATGTGAAGCCCTACCCGAACGTCGCGACGGAGACGGACTTCCCGCCGCTGCAGTCGCGCCCCCACGAGCCCGAGAGCGGAGCCGCGCGCTTCGTGTCGCTCGGCCTGCTCGCACTGTCCCTCATCTTGCTGGGCGTCTGGGCCTGGCGCTCGTTTTGAAAGGCTGAATCATGCCCACTGAATTCGACAACGCCCTCCACATGATGGAGGTCCAAGGCGGCAGCTTCGTGAAGTCGCTGGCGCACTGCTACCTCATGGCGGACCCGTCCAACAAGACGAAGCTGCGCGCGGCGTTCGCGGACTACTTCGCCGACTACGAGGAGCGCTTCCGCCGGCACGCCGCCCAGCGCGCCGTGGAGGCCTGACCATGGGCGCGATCGAAACCGACCTGCTGCCGTGCGAGGCGAGCGCGGTGTTCCCGGGGCTGTACACGAGCATGCCGGCCGAGCGCTACCACGCGATCGCTGCGATGAGCGCTGGTGGACTCAAGCGCATGCAGCAAAGCCCGGCGCACTTCTTCGGCATCCAGATGGATCCGAACCGGCCGCCGCCCGGCGAGCCCTCGCCTGCAATGGTGAACGGCACGCTGGTGCACTGCGCGCTGTTCGAACCCGACACGCTGGATGCGCGCTACGTGATCAAGCCCGATGGCATGAGCTTCAGCACGAAGGACGGCAAGGCCTGGCGCGCTAAGCAGACCCGAATCATCGTCGACGTCGAGCAGATGGCCGCGGCGCGCGCGCAGTCGGCGCGACTGCGTGCTCTGCCCGAGCTCGGCGCGCTTCTGGCCGATGGCATCGGCGAGTCCTCGGCCTTCTGGATCGACGAGAAGACCGGCGAGCTCTGCAAGTGCCGGCCCGACTGGACCAGCCCGGCCGGCGACGGCGTCGTCATCGTCGACGGCAAGACGTGCCAGGACGCCAGCCCGGAAGGCTTCGGCCGCGCGATCTGGAACTACCGCTACCACCTGCAGGCAGCCTGGTACGCGGACGGCTACGAGCGCGCCACCGGCACGAAGGTGCACGGCTTCGTGTTCGCCGCGGTGGAGTCCTCGTGGCCTCACCAAGCGGCCGCCTACATGCTCGACGACCTCGTGCTCGACGCCGCGCGCCGCGAGAACCGCCGCCTCCTTGACCTCTACGCCGAATGCAAGCGCACCGGCGTGTGGCCCGGCTACGCCCCTTCCATCAGCCTCATCACCCTGCCCGCATGGGCGAATCGTCAACTGGAGAACGCAGCATGAATCAACTTGTGACCCGCAACGAGTTTGCCAACGAACTGGCAGCACCGGACACCGCGTCCACCGCAGTTGCGGCCCAGGCCAAGGCGCTGGTGGAGGCCCGCTACATCATGGCCATCCGCCGGCCGCGCGACATGGACGTCGTGCGCGAGCGCATGCTGAAGGAGTGCCTGCGGCCCTCCTTCGCCGCCGTGGCGCGCTACACGAAGCCGATCGGCCGCGACCGCAGCAAGTGGCCCACCGGCCCGAGCATCCGGTTCGCCGAAGCGGCCGTGCGCAACATGACCAACATCACGGTGGAAACGATGACGGTCTACGACGACCGCGAGAAGCGCATCGTCCGCGTGACCGTTACCGACCTCGAGGCGAACGTCCCCTACAGCCAGGACATCACGATCGCCAAGACCATCGAGCGCCGCCAAAAGAAGGACGGTGACACCGTGATCGCCACGCGCACGAACAGCTACGGCGACACGCTGTACATCCTCGAAGGCACCGACGACGACATCATCAACAAGCAGCAGGCGCTGATCTCGAAGGCGGTCCGCACGCTGGGCCTGCGCCTGATCCCCGGCGACATCGTGGACGAGTGCATGGACCAGGTTGTGGTCACGCAGGCCAATGGCGATGCGCAGGACCCGGATGCGGCCAAGCGCAAGCTGTTCGACGCCTTCGCAGGCCTCGGCGTGCAGGCGAACCAGTTGAAGGAGTACCTGGGCCACGAGGCGGCAACGCTGGCGCCCAAGGACCTGGCCGACCTGCGCTCGCTGTATGCCGCGATTCGCGATGGCGAAACCACGTGGCGCGAAGTCATGGACACGCGCGTCGCCGCGGCAGAAGCGAAGACCGCCAGCCTTGATGCCGTGCGCGAGGCGGCCAACAAGAAGCGCACGCCGGCGCCGCCGCCCGTCGACGCCGGCCCGACCTACGCCCAACTCGCCGACCAGGTGAACAAGTCCACGAGCCGCGAGGTAGCCGACCTCGTGCTCGACAGCGCGACCGATCTTCCCGCCGACCAGCAGGCAGACCTGCGCAAGTTGGTCGAGAGCAAGTTCGGCGCCTGACCCTTTCGGGCGAGCCCGGCCGGGCCTTCATCTCCTCCTGTGACTGCACTCATTCCCGGCCGGCGCTGAGCGATCAGCCGCCCTCTTTCTCCACCCACCAACCGGAGCCCTTACCCATGTTCTACCTCGAGTCCTCGACCAAGGCCAAGCTGATCGACATCGACGTCCTGTCGCAGAAGAACCGCCCGCCGGACAGCAACCCGGGCGTGAAGCTCGTGTTCTCCGCGGAGATGCCCAACGGCGCGCTGAGCATGCTCGACGGCTACCTGCTGGGCATGCTCTACACCAAGCAGGCCGGCGGCGCGGAGCAGCAGGGCCTCGACGGCGTGGAGCCCATCACCGACAAGCCGAACCTCACGAAGATCGGCCAGAAGCTCGGCCGCTTCTCGTGGGACGGCGAGCAGACCGGGTGCACGCTCACCTTCGACTTCGGACTGGGCGGCAAGTCCGACATCGTGCTCGGTGACGTGAAGGTCGACTCGCTGCACATCACTCCGAAGGAAGGCGGCACGACGACCTGGTCGTGGGCCTGCGAGATCGCCGACGTGCGCGAGGCCGACTTCGGGAAGCTGGCGACGTTCAAGTCGCGGGACGTGCAGTTGCTGCTGGCGCTGCCCGACGTCCAGCAGGACTCGATCGAGTAACCCCCATCCCACCATGACCGATACCACCAAGCCCGGCCCTTGCCCGTTCTGCGGGGGCGAGACTACGCTGATCGACGGCACGGAAGGCCCGTTGATCCATGGGGCGTTCGCCGAGTGCGCGCAGTGCAAGATATCAAGCCCGATCTGCCCGACTGCGGCCGAAGCCATCGCCGCCTGGAATCGCCGCCCCTCCCCCTCCGTGCACCGCCAAGCCAGTGCAGAGGATGAACGGGCGCAGTTCGAAGCGTGGGCCAATGACCAAGGCTTCGTGCTGCAGCGCGTTGTTCGCGGCGATGACTACCAAGACCTGCGCACGCAGGGGCCATGGGATGCATGGCGGGCTCGTGCCGAAGGGGCCCCCTCCGCCTCCCAGGGCCGCCAAGCCAGTGCGGGGCAGGAGGGAGAGCGCGAGGCATTCATCGCATGGCTCGGGCACAGCTTCCCGCACGTCTACGACGTGACCGACGCCGCGCACCTCTGGGACAAGCACCATGTCGCCGCGCTTGCTTGGCAACGGCGTGCCACGCTCTCCACTGCCGCGCCCGAGAGCGGGTGGAGACCTATCGAGACTGCGCCGAAGGGTGCAAAGGGCGTCGCTTGGATGCAGTTGGCCTGGGGTCCCGAGGAGGATCGGAAAACGGGCTACGGGATGCGCATCGAAGACAAGTTCTACGCCGCTGCCACTTTCTTCTGTCCGGAGCAAGAGAAGCAGTTCGAACTGCGCGAAGTGGAAGTGCAACCCACCCACTGGCAGCCCCTGCCCGCTGCACCTACTGCGGGAGAGACGCCGTGACGCGAGACGATATCGACTACTGGCTCAGGCAGTCTTCAGGGGCGCCGCAGCAGGCGGTGAGCGATCCGCTCGCGGAACTGCGCAATGCGGTGGAGTTTCTCGACCAGATGCGCGCGGCTGCGGAGGCCGGCGAGGACGTGACGGGAACCGGCATCGCGAAGGATGCACGCAACTGGCTTGAGCGTGCTGCGCGGGCTGCAATCGAGGCCCGGCCCCTCTCTCCACTCGGATTCGTGCGCCAGTTCGATCTGGACAACTTCCCCAACGCCAACATCCTTCTGGCGAGGTCTGCGGAAGGTGATTGGCAAGTGCCGGTCTACTGCGCAGCCCTCGCCAAGGCCCGCCCCACCCCGGGAGAAGGCGCATGACTGACAGGGAGCTCGCCGAGAAGCTGTATACGGCCCTGAAGCGCATCACGGCCTACATGCCGCCGGACAAGCTGGCCGCTGTCTGCCAGAGGAGATACGCCCTCGAGTACGAAGAAGCGCTCGAGATGGCCTACGAGAACGTGCTGAGCGAGGCCGCCAACGCGATCAGAGGCGTTCGTCGTCCCCGAGTCACCCGCGCCGCTGCCGCAATCGGAGAGGGGAAGACGTGAAGCGCTTCCGCTGGACCCGCGCCAAGTACCGCAAGGCCGCCCATCTGGCCCGGTTCTTCGCCCGCTTCATCTACACGCTTCCCGACGAGAAGCCGGCGCTGCTCGAACGCTACTTCGAGCTCTGGGAGCGCCACCCGCAGGGCATCGACCCGCTGACCGAGTCGCTGCGCTGGCGCCTCGCGCGGTTCACCGACGACATCCCCTTTTGACCCACAGGAGAACAACATGGCTGAAGCCCTTCTTTTCGAGCACGAGGACGGCCGGTATGCCGTCGCGATGGGGCCGGAGTCGCCGGACTTTGCGCTCTGCAACCCAAAGTGGCACCGCCTCGGGCCTGTCGATGTCTCGGCCCTCTCCACCAATGCAGGCGAAGCGGCCCCGGTGGCGTACCTCGTGAGCAACCTCCCGAGCGGAGAGCCGAGCCTGTGCTTCGAAGAAGAGCGCGGGGACTACGGGAGCGATACGTACACCCCGGTGTTCGAACCCCTGTTTCTCGCAGCGGGCACGGGCAGAGCGCCAGCACCGAGGCTCCTGCAGGCTGGCTGGACCTGCAAGACGACCCGCGCGTGAACGAAATCGTCTCCGGCCTCTACCGCCGATTCAAAGACTGGTCGCAGCGCGGCTTCTCCGCTGAGGACGTGACGTGGTGCGAAGTCAAGGCCGACGTCATTCGCCTGCTCGCCACAGCCCCTCCCGCCGCTATACCGGCCGCGCCGAGCGAGGCAGGGAAGCAGAGGTTCCGGTGGACCGATGGAACCCGCACGCTCAAGCAGGACGTGCTTTCCGCTGTCCACACCTATGCCGACTCGAAGCCGGAGAACGATCCCAGCGACCCCGAGTCTTGGGAATCGTGGTTCAAGGCCGCCTTCGACCTGTGCGGCGATCGTATCGGCGACATCTTCGATGAACACGAGCGCCGCGCCGCCCTCGCCCAGCCCGCGCCCGTGCAGCCTCCGGAGGAGCAAGCATGAGCACGCTGAGCAGATTCGCGGACAAGCAGGAGGCGATCGAGGCCGCGCTATCGGACAGCCAGTACCTGGCCGGCATGGCGGCCGGATGGAACGCTGCGCAGGCCGAAGACCCCAACGCCGCATTTCAGAAACTCCGCAGTGCCTACGCCGGCTACCTCAAGCCGATCAAGGACGCTCGCGCAGCACTTCAGCCCACCCAGGGCGCGAAGGGAGGGGCGTGATGGGCAACTTCTTCCATCCGATGACCGAGCAGGCCAGCCGCACGCTACGGCAGTGCATCTGCTGTGCCTACGCCATCGAGAAAGGCGAGCGCTACTGCAAGCAGTCGGGCGTGTGGGAAGGTGACTACTGCACCAACCACTATCACACCGCATGCTGGGCAGCGCTTCTAGAAGAAGGGGCGGCATTCGAGTTCACCCCCGGCGAAGGGGATCCGCCCGAGGGCTCGCGCTCCATGGCCGATGCCCGCGCCGCCCTCAAGAGCACGAGCCCGGACGGAGGTAGCCATGGCTGAGCAGCACATCGTCTGCTATTCGGGTGGCCTTAGCTCGGCGTTGGTA is from Variovorax paradoxus and encodes:
- a CDS encoding PD-(D/E)XK nuclease-like domain-containing protein, with product MGAIETDLLPCEASAVFPGLYTSMPAERYHAIAAMSAGGLKRMQQSPAHFFGIQMDPNRPPPGEPSPAMVNGTLVHCALFEPDTLDARYVIKPDGMSFSTKDGKAWRAKQTRIIVDVEQMAAARAQSARLRALPELGALLADGIGESSAFWIDEKTGELCKCRPDWTSPAGDGVVIVDGKTCQDASPEGFGRAIWNYRYHLQAAWYADGYERATGTKVHGFVFAAVESSWPHQAAAYMLDDLVLDAARRENRRLLDLYAECKRTGVWPGYAPSISLITLPAWANRQLENAA
- a CDS encoding restriction alleviation protein, Lar family, which encodes MTDTTKPGPCPFCGGETTLIDGTEGPLIHGAFAECAQCKISSPICPTAAEAIAAWNRRPSPSVHRQASAEDERAQFEAWANDQGFVLQRVVRGDDYQDLRTQGPWDAWRARAEGAPSASQGRQASAGQEGEREAFIAWLGHSFPHVYDVTDAAHLWDKHHVAALAWQRRATLSTAAPESGWRPIETAPKGAKGVAWMQLAWGPEEDRKTGYGMRIEDKFYAAATFFCPEQEKQFELREVEVQPTHWQPLPAAPTAGETP